CTTAGGATAGTTAGTTAGCAATTAAAATTTTTAAATTTTAAATTGCCCCATTTACACACAAAAAGTCAATAGTTTTCAGCCAAAGATTGACTATAAAACTATTGACTTTGAGCATGAAATCTGTATTATGCCTTTTTCTCTGCCAGTTTCACATTTGTTGCTAGACCCAGTAATTGCAATAACTGAATTGTCATCCAAGTCATATCAATTTCCCACCATTCCAAACCATGACGAGCAGAGTATTGAAAAGCATGGTGGTTATTATGCCAACCTTCGCCAAATACAAGAATAGCAACCCACCAACAATTAGTTGATCTGTCACCAGAATCATAAGAGCGGTATCCGAATTTATGAGTAGCACTATTTACCAACCAAGTACAGTGATAAACCCAGATAATGCGGACAAAAATTCCCCAGACCACCATTGGCCATCCGCCTAAGAAGTATAAGACCAAGCCCAAAGCAATTTGTAAGAAAATGAAATATTTCTGTAAAAACTGATAAACTGGGTCATCAATAATGTCTTTAGTGAAGCGAGGAACTTGATCGTGAGCGGGAGCGAAATGAATCATCCAACCCATGTGACTCCACCAGAAACCTTGATTTGAATCATGGGGATCAGATTCAGTATCGGAATGTAAGTGGTGAATTCGATGTGTACCCACCCATTCGATGGGACCACCTTCACAAGAAAGTGTGCCAAAAATCACCAAGACATACTCTAACCATTTGGGTGTTTGAAAGCTACGGTGAGTAACAAGACGGTGATATCCCAAAGTAATACCTAAACCTCCAGTTACCCAGTAGAGCAATAAAGCCACACCAACTGCCTGCCAGCTAAAATTGCTAGGAACTAGGGCAAAGAGAGCGCCGACGTGCAATGCAACGAAAAATAGGGTATTAACCCAGTTAATGTGAGGTTTAGAAGTAGCAATTGTCATGCAGTAACCTGAATAGAAATTGTTCAGCCTAGTCTGCGCGATCCTAAAATCCGCATATCTATTTTATGTTTTTGAATGAGGAAACGATGAACAGCTTTGAACAGCTGCGGGAAGCAGAACAGGCGCTATTAGAAATTTTTTCTGGTATTGACGCTCAGGTCAAGCATAATCTTAAACGAGTATTAGATGCCTTTCGTCATCACCGAGTAGGCGCACACCATTTTGCAGGCGTAAGTGGCTACGGACACGATGATTTAGGACGAGAAACCTTAGATAAAGTTTTTGCCCAAGTGATGGGTGCTGAATCTGCGGTGGTGCGAGTGCAGTTTGTTTCGGGAACTCATGCGATCGCTTGTGCGCTGTACGGTGTTCTTCGTCCTGGGGATGAAATGTTAGCAGTAGTCGGTTCTCCCTACGATACTTTGGAAGAGGTAATTGGCTTGAGAGGACAAGGCCAAGGTTCTCTTATTGATTTTGGCATAAAATACCGCCAATTGGAATTAACTGATCAAGGAAAAATAGATTGGCAAAACTTAAGCACTAGCATTACTGACAACACAAAGTTAGTATTGATTCAACGTTCCTGCGGATATTCATGGCGACCAAGCCTTTCCATAGCCGACATAGAGAAAATTGTTTACATAGTCAAACAGCAAAATCCTCACACAGTTTGTTTTGTAGACAACTGCTACGGCGAATTCATAGAAACCCAAGAACCAACCCATATTGGTGCTGACTTAATAGCTGGTTCATTGATTAAAAATCCTGGGGGTACAGTCGTGAGTGCAGGTGGTTATATAGCCGGACGAGCAGACCTAGTAGAAGCCGCCGCTTGTAGACTGACAGCCCCCGGAATTGGTAGCGAAGGCGGAGCAACCTTTGATCAAAATCGCCTGTTATTCCAAGGATTATTTTTAGCCCCGCAGATGGTAGGGGAAGCGATGAAAGGAACATACCTAACAGGTTATGTATTTGACAAACTGGGTTATCCAGTTAACCCCCCACCATTAGCGCCCAGAGGAGATGTGATTCAAGCGATTAAACTCGGTTCAGCCAAAAAACTGATCGCCTTCTGCAAAGCCATTCAACAGTATTCACCCATAGGATCTTATCTAGAACCCATACCCGACGATATGCCAGGCTACGAAAGCCAAGTGGTAATGGCTGGGGGGACATTTATCGAGGGGAGTACCTTGGAATTATCAGCAGATGGTCCATTGCGAGAACCTTATGTGGTTTATTGCCAAGGGGGGACTCATTGGACTCATGTATCTATAGCTTTACAAGCGGCTATTGAGGCGGTGATAAATATAGAATAATCCTCACGCAAAGGCGCAAAGACGCAAAGGAAGAAGGTGGATATGAATGAGAATGAGATGGCAAAGGAAGTTGTTGATGCTGCGTATAAGATTCATACAAGGTTGGGACCAGGTTTGTTGGAATCTGTTTATCAGTCTGTTCTGGAATATGAGTTAGGAAAGCGAGGATTGGCGGTGAAAGCGGAGCAACCCATACCTGTAGTTTATGAAGATGTTCATCTAGAGATAGGTTTTCGGGCTGATTTAATAGTTGAAAACAAAGTTATTATCGAACTTAAATCTGTAGAAACAGTTCACCCGGTGCATAAAAAACAACTATTAACTTACCTTCGTCTCGCTGATAAACGCCTTGGTTTACTCATAAACTTCGGATCATTTCTCATCAAAGACGGAATCTCCCGCATTGCGAACAACCTATAAACTCAGGACAAAGACGCTTCTTCCCTTTGCGTCTTTGCGCCTTTGCGTGAGACCTTATTCCGGTAACTTATACTGCTCCACTATCCGCTTCGCAAACTCCGGTACATGAGCTTCTAATTTCTCTCCATGATTCCGCTTCACATACAAATAATTTCTCGCAAAGTGGGAATCTATGGAAAATCTCGCATATTCCAGTCCTTTGGGGCCAATCTTATCTATCACCACACCCATTAATTTCGCTGCCCACATGGGTAATGTCACTGCTTGATCATAAGCTGGTATGCTTTGCTGTACTGCTGGTTTCCGGTTTCCTTGGGACATGACTGGCTGGGTGTGGAGTTGGTCTTTGACGAGTTCTAACATTTCCTTGCCTGTATCGTTCCTGACTACTATCCATTGCCATTGGTATGGTGCGCCCATATACCCAACGACGATATCAGCGAGGGAGTTGACGTAATCGAAGCAACTCATACATGATGGGGCGAAGATGTCTTTGAGGACGTTGGTTTTTAAGCCGAAGAAGGGGACTGTTTCTTCTGAACCGTCTTCGTGTTTGAAGTGGACTCGGAAGTCTTGCATAAATTCGTAGCTGACGACTGTTTCGGGGGAACGACTGGTGGTTTCTAGGAATTTTTGCAGTCCGGCGCGGGTAACGTTATCTACGCATGGTGTTCCGAGTACGTAGAGTTTTTCTAAGCCGAGTTTTTTCTCTACGGCTCGTAATGCTTGGATTTGACAACCTACTCCAATCACTAATAACCGTTTCATTCCTGATTTTTCTATCTCTTCTAATACAGAAAGATTGGGGGATAGGGTAGGTTTATTGACTTTGGCTGCTAGTATTTGTTCGGCTGTGCGGGCGATAATGGGCATGGGTTGAAAGCGGTCTTCTTTGGTGTTTTGGACACAGACTACGCCTTCGACTAAGCCACGATTGAGCATTTCTATGGCGATGCTGCTAACTATTCCTGTCCATTGTGCGCCTTCGATGGGTTGTTGTTTTCTGGCGGACATCATTTCTTGATGAACTCCAAAATATAGTTCGTTTTCGTTTTCGAGGTTGCGGGGGCGGTTATGGGTGGTGGTTTCTAGTTCGTCTATTCTTTGGGTAATGAAGGCGCAGGCTTCTTTGACGTAATGAATGTAGTAGGTGTCGCATAGTCCGCATTCGCTACAGAGTTCTTTGGCGGGGCGCACGCTTCCGGGTTTGAGGGCTTTGGCTCTTTTGTGTTTGCTAGAATCTATGGAGGTCATATATTTTGATTGTTTTACTCAAATATCGCTTTTATTACCTTACCGTTACAGGCTATGAACTTGAAAATAGAGATTGAACAAGAGGAAGATGGACGCTTTATTGCGGAAGTGATTGATTTTCCCGGTGTGTTGGCTTATGGAAACACAAGACAGGAGGCGGTGGCTAAGGTTCAGGCTTTGGCTTTGCGTGTTTTGGCTGATAAACTGGAACATGGGGAAGTAAAACCAGATTTATTTAGTGTTTCTTTTGCAGCAGCATGAGTCAATGGTCTAGTCAAAAAGCAAAGCGCGTTTTAGCTGCTTTGTTACGTATTGGGTGGAAAATCAAACGTCAATCGGGTTCACACAAAATTCTGTCACATCCTGATTGGGCTGATTTTGTCTTTGCTTTTCATGATAATGAAGAGATTGGTCCGAGAATGTTAGCAAGAATCAGTAAACTTACTGCTTTAACTCCTGATGATTTGTGATATGGATTTATTTGTAATTGTGTGCATTTTATAGTTATTGATAAAGAAATTGACATTCTCAAGCCTTCTAACTTAGAATTTAGCTTGTTATTTTATTAACCTCTTACAAATGAAAGATAACATTTTTGACTTTCTGAAGGGATACAGTGCAGAAGATATTAGTGAAAGAGTTTCCTTGTACAAGTTATTTGGCGGATTCTTGTTTGCATTTGCACTTTTCTATGCAGCGTTTTGGTTTGTTCCGCACTCAGATACTGTCAATGACATTTTTGGAATGAAAATTAGTAACGCATTCGGAAGTCTTGTATTAGCTACTGTTACTTGTATCATAGTAATACTATTTGTCGGTAAGAAGAACCAGTCTAATCCATAAAATTTATCCACTTATGAATTTTTTCTTAATCAGCCTTCGGTTAATTTATTGAGGGTTTTTTGCTGTTAATATACATCTTCCATTATCCCACAAAACCGCCTGAGAATTAATTCTCAGTCTCATAGCGAAAGTCTGTTAAAACAGACTGAATAAATATCAATCTTGATTCAGTTTTAGCTGAATTTTGCTATTAGCGTAATTTCTTGGCGGTGGTGATATCATTTAAAAAATGTATTAAAATAAAAGAAATAACATGAAATGGCCTCAGCATTTTCCTGAAAATTGCCCTTCTGAAGCTGCTCAACCAATTTCAGGAACTATTTACCGTCTGGTAGATAACGACCCTCCTACATCTGATGATTTTAGATCATGGCGTGAACAAAATATAGATCAACCTTGTCCTAAAAACATCACAGAATGTCAAACTTGTGGACTCTCTGTTTTTACCTCAGAAGTAGGAGTTTGTAATGCTCGTAATAAAATTCCTGCACTTCGCAAAAAACAATTAGCATTAGCATATATAAATTCTGATTTAGGAGTAATATTAAACACACCTTCCAGGAAAACAGGTAATGATCATTATACTTGGTGGTTTCCAGCTAATCAAGAACCTTGGCGAAATTTTGAAATTGTTAATATTACTTCTCCTGACTAAACATGAGGTTTATCTATGAAATTACTACCACAATACCCACCGCTAGTAAACCTAGAAATTATTGAAATCTATGAATATTATGATTTTCCCTGTTTATTTAGCTGTCAAAATGCTTCAGGACAGATTTTTTTAGCTGTTTGGATAGATGAAACACCAGATCATAAAACTTGGCTTTATTCTCCCATGTCAAAAGGAAGATTAAAAAATATTCGTTCTGGTAATATTGATTTATATGATGCTTTTAGAAAATCAGAAGATGGTTTTATTTATCAAGCTATAATTCCTGAAAATGATAATTGGGATGTTGTAGAAATTATATTTTGTGAAAATCTCAGTGATGAATGTTTACCTGTATCTGGGGAAACTATTGATTTTTCCGATGCAGCTTTTCCTCTGGAAAATAAGGAAAAAATCAAGATTTAATTTAAAAATACAAGTATCTATAAAAACTACAAAACTCAATTAAAAACTATCTGATAAGAATCTTTATGCTTACAGCAGATATAGAATTTTGGTTAGCATTAGCAAATCTTAAATACTAAAACAGTCAATCTATTGAATTGGATTTTCTGGACGCAAAGATATTAAGTTTTGCAGATTTTTGAATTATTTGTTAATCAAACTTCAAATTTGTTTACAAAATCGTCTGAAACCGCTTTAATAACGCTATTTTTTGGTTTGTAACAGTTAATTGATATTTGTTGTCAAAATCATTGTTTTAGTTAGACTCTAAGAATACAACAAAGCAATTATTTTTATGAACGCTATTTCTAACCCCAATTTGAAAAAGTCAACTTGGCAAACAGCCATTCTCTTAACTCTGGGCTTTTGGCTGAGTGCTAGTCTGGTGTTAGATTGGGTAATTATGCCTAGTCTTGCTGTTGCTGGGATGATGAATGAGGCAAATTTTTCTACAGTCGGTTATGTGGTTTTTGGGAATTTTAATCGCTTAGAATTATTGTCTGCTGCTGTGGTTTTAACTGCTGTGTTAGCTATTAGCAAAACTCAATCTAATTGGCGTTTGGGTATCATTGCTTTATCTGGACTTCTGTTAATAATCGTATTTCTAGATACTTATTTCCTAACTCCCCAAATGTGCGCTCTGGGGGCTAATTTTAGCTTACTCCCTCGTGATTCAATGCCACCAACAATGAATTTATTGCACGGCGGTTATTTTCTGTTGGAAGTTTTGAAGGTGGTTGGAGGAGGTGTGCTTTTAAATTGGTGTTGGCGGGAAGCTTAAAATCAGAGTTTTTTACTTTTTGAATTATTCCTCGTCACTGTTAGGTAATAATAGACGGATGGCGAGGATGGCAAAACCGACGGCTGCGATCGCTTTTAAAATGCGTGTAGGTAAAAATTGGGACACTGCACCACCAGCCAATGCGCCCAGGAGACTTGTTAATACTAAAGCACCCGCTGTACCAAAAAATATAGCTTTTCGAGATTGTCCCTGTCCAGAAAGTGCGATCGCTGCTAACTGACTTTTATCACCCAATTCTGATAAAAACACTGTTACAAAGCTTAGTCCTAAAAGATGCCAGTTCATAATTCCCTAATTCACAATATTTATAAGTATTAACCCTGAATCACATCCCACACCAGCATCAGGGAAATTAACAGCAACATCACCCCGGCTGATTTCTCGACGGTTTTCGGGCTGAGTTTTGTAGATATCCAACTACCTAATAATACTCCCAGTAAGCTAGTAGTAATTAATGCTACTGCTGAACCCAAGAAAACTACCCAAGGGGCATGAGATTCTGCACTCATTAATAAGGTGGAAAGTTGGGTTTTATCACCAATTTCTGCGAGAAAAAT
The DNA window shown above is from Anabaena sp. WA102 and carries:
- a CDS encoding acyl-CoA desaturase; translated protein: MTIATSKPHINWVNTLFFVALHVGALFALVPSNFSWQAVGVALLLYWVTGGLGITLGYHRLVTHRSFQTPKWLEYVLVIFGTLSCEGGPIEWVGTHRIHHLHSDTESDPHDSNQGFWWSHMGWMIHFAPAHDQVPRFTKDIIDDPVYQFLQKYFIFLQIALGLVLYFLGGWPMVVWGIFVRIIWVYHCTWLVNSATHKFGYRSYDSGDRSTNCWWVAILVFGEGWHNNHHAFQYSARHGLEWWEIDMTWMTIQLLQLLGLATNVKLAEKKA
- a CDS encoding Coenzyme F420 hydrogenase/dehydrogenase, beta subunit C-terminal domain; translated protein: MTSIDSSKHKRAKALKPGSVRPAKELCSECGLCDTYYIHYVKEACAFITQRIDELETTTHNRPRNLENENELYFGVHQEMMSARKQQPIEGAQWTGIVSSIAIEMLNRGLVEGVVCVQNTKEDRFQPMPIIARTAEQILAAKVNKPTLSPNLSVLEEIEKSGMKRLLVIGVGCQIQALRAVEKKLGLEKLYVLGTPCVDNVTRAGLQKFLETTSRSPETVVSYEFMQDFRVHFKHEDGSEETVPFFGLKTNVLKDIFAPSCMSCFDYVNSLADIVVGYMGAPYQWQWIVVRNDTGKEMLELVKDQLHTQPVMSQGNRKPAVQQSIPAYDQAVTLPMWAAKLMGVVIDKIGPKGLEYARFSIDSHFARNYLYVKRNHGEKLEAHVPEFAKRIVEQYKLPE
- a CDS encoding methionine gamma-lyase family protein, with amino-acid sequence MNSFEQLREAEQALLEIFSGIDAQVKHNLKRVLDAFRHHRVGAHHFAGVSGYGHDDLGRETLDKVFAQVMGAESAVVRVQFVSGTHAIACALYGVLRPGDEMLAVVGSPYDTLEEVIGLRGQGQGSLIDFGIKYRQLELTDQGKIDWQNLSTSITDNTKLVLIQRSCGYSWRPSLSIADIEKIVYIVKQQNPHTVCFVDNCYGEFIETQEPTHIGADLIAGSLIKNPGGTVVSAGGYIAGRADLVEAAACRLTAPGIGSEGGATFDQNRLLFQGLFLAPQMVGEAMKGTYLTGYVFDKLGYPVNPPPLAPRGDVIQAIKLGSAKKLIAFCKAIQQYSPIGSYLEPIPDDMPGYESQVVMAGGTFIEGSTLELSADGPLREPYVVYCQGGTHWTHVSIALQAAIEAVINIE
- a CDS encoding GxxExxY protein yields the protein MNENEMAKEVVDAAYKIHTRLGPGLLESVYQSVLEYELGKRGLAVKAEQPIPVVYEDVHLEIGFRADLIVENKVIIELKSVETVHPVHKKQLLTYLRLADKRLGLLINFGSFLIKDGISRIANNL
- a CDS encoding TMEM165/GDT1 family protein, which gives rise to MKLDTPPVSISQLSETESQLHQTIVKDHPQPKESVFMVFGTTFITIFLAEIGDKTQLSTLLMSAESHAPWVVFLGSAVALITTSLLGVLLGSWISTKLSPKTVEKSAGVMLLLISLMLVWDVIQG
- a CDS encoding DUF6575 domain-containing protein, producing MKLLPQYPPLVNLEIIEIYEYYDFPCLFSCQNASGQIFLAVWIDETPDHKTWLYSPMSKGRLKNIRSGNIDLYDAFRKSEDGFIYQAIIPENDNWDVVEIIFCENLSDECLPVSGETIDFSDAAFPLENKEKIKI
- a CDS encoding TMEM165/GDT1 family protein, encoding MNWHLLGLSFVTVFLSELGDKSQLAAIALSGQGQSRKAIFFGTAGALVLTSLLGALAGGAVSQFLPTRILKAIAAVGFAILAIRLLLPNSDEE
- a CDS encoding type II toxin-antitoxin system HicA family toxin — encoded protein: MSQWSSQKAKRVLAALLRIGWKIKRQSGSHKILSHPDWADFVFAFHDNEEIGPRMLARISKLTALTPDDL
- a CDS encoding type II toxin-antitoxin system HicB family antitoxin → MNLKIEIEQEEDGRFIAEVIDFPGVLAYGNTRQEAVAKVQALALRVLADKLEHGEVKPDLFSVSFAAA